In Rhizobium sp. WSM4643, the following are encoded in one genomic region:
- a CDS encoding ABC transporter ATP-binding protein — MNRFRKPPSAKPARAYNLVIAARFRELLQLVPALRLKMTVMIILGILTGFSEMVGITFLVSLVFLLGQQGPASGSAVAWLPAFFGGIDLSLSKPVLIGILIGSILFRIFLGCANSLIASAVNHRISDRMRDRLYAKVLTMPFQRFQDYERSDLINVIATESHAVSSAHASLVRLGVNFGTIVIFGVGMLVMAWPIALLALAFGFIHNFVLGFFAGAYRRLGASALAAVEALTQLSWTTLQTLKAVKSFGMEKRHQQLFAALSNDVGQTWRRSDWMGAITSLLSEILTFGVILTIILSSEFLPVDFKAALSATILLYRLQPHIKGFDSQILSLYEMEASLQNVLALLSEKDDIKQASQGEKVSRLAEAIVFHDVSFAYERSNAPAVHNLSFSIRAGETTALTGPSGSGKTTILNMILDLNPPTRGLITVDGRDLTTIDRSSWLQLLSVSGQDVELMEGTVLDNIRFRRDISEQDIRWAADVACATEFIKDLPYGFDEWLGDEAIRLSGGQRQRIGLARALAGRPQILLLDEATSALDEETEMRVFSAMKEDAGRTLIVVSHRPAVARLMKNRIDLRPPAPTSKLG; from the coding sequence ATGAATAGGTTTCGAAAGCCGCCTTCCGCTAAACCCGCAAGAGCCTACAACCTGGTTATAGCGGCTCGGTTCCGCGAGCTTCTGCAACTCGTACCGGCACTGCGACTCAAGATGACAGTGATGATCATCCTGGGAATTCTTACCGGCTTCTCGGAAATGGTCGGCATCACCTTTCTGGTCAGCCTCGTCTTTCTTCTCGGGCAGCAAGGTCCCGCTTCCGGCTCCGCCGTTGCATGGCTTCCGGCGTTTTTCGGCGGCATTGACCTCAGTCTCTCGAAGCCTGTCCTGATCGGCATCCTGATCGGCTCGATCCTGTTTCGGATTTTTCTCGGATGCGCCAATTCGCTCATTGCAAGCGCTGTCAACCACCGAATTAGCGACCGCATGCGAGACCGTCTCTACGCCAAGGTCTTGACCATGCCGTTTCAGCGCTTTCAGGATTACGAGCGTAGCGACCTGATCAACGTTATCGCGACCGAATCCCATGCAGTGTCGTCGGCGCATGCCAGCCTGGTACGACTGGGAGTGAATTTCGGCACGATTGTGATTTTCGGCGTCGGCATGCTGGTAATGGCCTGGCCGATCGCGTTGCTCGCCCTCGCCTTCGGTTTCATCCATAATTTTGTATTGGGTTTCTTTGCCGGTGCCTACCGCCGTCTCGGCGCCTCTGCATTGGCGGCAGTGGAAGCATTGACGCAACTGAGCTGGACAACGCTACAGACTTTGAAAGCCGTCAAAAGCTTCGGCATGGAAAAGCGTCATCAACAACTCTTCGCGGCGCTTTCCAACGACGTCGGCCAGACCTGGCGTCGGTCGGACTGGATGGGAGCGATAACCTCGCTTCTGAGCGAAATTCTGACCTTCGGGGTCATCCTGACGATCATTCTGTCTTCGGAATTCCTGCCGGTCGATTTCAAGGCGGCGCTCTCGGCGACGATCCTTCTTTACAGGCTTCAGCCGCATATCAAGGGATTTGATTCCCAGATTCTCAGCCTTTACGAGATGGAAGCGTCCCTGCAAAACGTCCTGGCGCTGCTTTCGGAGAAAGATGACATCAAGCAGGCTTCGCAAGGGGAAAAGGTAAGCCGCCTGGCGGAGGCGATTGTCTTCCACGACGTCTCGTTCGCCTATGAGCGATCGAACGCACCGGCGGTTCACAATCTCAGCTTCTCGATCAGGGCAGGTGAGACGACGGCTCTGACGGGGCCGAGTGGCTCCGGCAAAACCACAATCCTCAACATGATTCTCGATCTCAACCCGCCGACCCGGGGCCTGATCACGGTCGACGGCAGGGATCTGACAACCATCGACCGTTCCAGCTGGCTGCAGCTGCTCTCCGTGTCGGGCCAGGACGTTGAACTGATGGAGGGGACGGTCCTCGACAACATCCGGTTCCGTCGCGATATCTCGGAGCAGGATATCCGCTGGGCGGCCGATGTGGCCTGCGCAACGGAGTTCATCAAAGATCTGCCGTATGGCTTTGATGAATGGCTGGGTGACGAGGCGATCCGGCTTTCGGGCGGGCAAAGGCAGCGCATAGGCCTGGCGCGCGCGCTCGCCGGCCGGCCTCAGATCCTGCTGTTGGACGAAGCAACAAGCGCGCTCGACGAAGAGACCGAGATGCGGGTGTTTTCGGCGATGAAAGAAGACGCCGGCAGAACGCTGATTGTCGTCAGCCATCGGCCCGCTGTGGCCAGGCTGATGAAGAACCGGATCGATCTCCGCCCGCCCGCACCCACATCTAAGCTCGGGTGA
- a CDS encoding NAD-dependent epimerase/dehydratase family protein: protein MKSVLISGGAGFIGSHLCDRLLLRKDIQKLVVVDNLWTGLFENIAHIRDPRFHFVKSDVETLQTSDKFDEIYHLASPASPPWYMKEPKRTISANLLGAFRLLDLLKKGGRFGFTSSSEVYGDPLVSPQPESYKGQVDCTGPRSSYDESKRCTESLLFEMQRTQGLDVKIVRPFNIYGPRTRSDDGRAVSNFITQALSGRPITVFGDGLQSRSWGYVDDVVDGFARYFWMNETDYKGPLNVGNDREISVLEVAQYVSRLVGGVPIVFEPSPPQDPTNRRPDLTNAHYAMPEWSCKITYEQGVAMTLDWFRNQMKAHAAE, encoded by the coding sequence ATGAAAAGCGTATTGATTTCTGGCGGGGCTGGCTTCATCGGATCCCACTTGTGCGATCGACTTTTGCTTAGGAAAGACATCCAGAAGCTGGTCGTTGTCGACAACCTCTGGACCGGGCTTTTCGAAAATATCGCACACATCAGGGACCCCCGTTTCCACTTCGTGAAATCCGACGTCGAGACGCTGCAGACCTCGGATAAATTCGACGAAATCTATCACCTTGCATCGCCCGCATCGCCGCCGTGGTACATGAAGGAGCCGAAGAGGACGATCTCCGCCAATCTTCTCGGAGCGTTCCGGTTGCTCGACTTGCTGAAGAAGGGCGGGCGTTTCGGTTTCACCTCTTCTTCCGAAGTCTATGGCGATCCTCTGGTGTCGCCGCAGCCGGAATCCTACAAAGGCCAGGTCGACTGCACCGGACCGCGCTCGTCCTACGACGAGAGCAAACGGTGCACGGAGTCGCTGCTGTTCGAGATGCAGCGTACCCAAGGGCTCGACGTCAAGATCGTTCGCCCCTTCAACATCTATGGTCCCCGGACACGTTCCGACGATGGGCGCGCGGTCTCCAACTTCATCACCCAGGCGCTTTCGGGTCGCCCGATTACCGTGTTCGGCGACGGCCTTCAGTCTCGCAGCTGGGGCTATGTCGATGACGTCGTCGATGGTTTCGCGCGCTATTTCTGGATGAATGAAACCGACTATAAGGGGCCTCTGAACGTCGGCAATGATCGCGAGATTTCGGTTCTGGAGGTCGCGCAATATGTCTCCAGACTCGTTGGCGGCGTGCCGATCGTCTTCGAGCCGTCACCGCCGCAGGACCCCACGAACAGACGGCCGGACTTGACCAACGCGCACTATGCCATGCCCGAGTGGTCGTGCAAGATCACCTACGAACAGGGCGTGGCAATGACGCTCGACTGGTTCAGGAACCAAATGAAGGCACACGCGGCAGAATAA
- a CDS encoding glycosyltransferase family 2 protein, which produces MQVAYVHGAIERVIMREPVPSDLEDISFPIPIHYLDLATSRLDTVSPPISNGLVVFLSDGLPVGQAYIERHETAAALAERVVRPETLEHARHVAQTPVRNRDVSILICTKDRPEDLRRCLASIPKQSLSPIEIIVVDNASAGEATRRVVEESGATYVREDRVGLDYARNAAVRAARTEFVAFTDDDVVLHERWLENLMKGFDLPEIACVTGLVLPGELATPAQFIFEKHWSFGRGYLRQDFNQDFYTRDTRYGAPVWTIGAGASQAIRRKVFDEIGLFDVRLDMGAAGCSGDSEYWNRLLHHGHVCRYEPTAVAWHFHRKDMKGLAKQIYQYMSGHVAALLVQYQNTGNNANLRRILLSFPKYYAGRVKRRLRKGATSHDFFLKQEMLGSVNGALYVLRRWKRPAW; this is translated from the coding sequence ATGCAGGTGGCGTATGTTCACGGTGCGATTGAGAGAGTAATAATGCGAGAACCAGTTCCGTCCGATCTCGAGGATATAAGTTTTCCCATACCGATTCACTATCTTGATCTCGCCACCTCTCGCCTCGATACCGTTTCGCCCCCTATCTCCAATGGGCTCGTGGTCTTTCTGTCGGATGGTCTTCCGGTAGGACAAGCCTATATCGAAAGGCACGAGACGGCTGCGGCACTCGCCGAGCGTGTCGTGCGACCCGAGACGCTCGAGCATGCGCGTCATGTCGCGCAAACGCCAGTGCGCAACCGTGACGTCAGCATTCTGATTTGCACAAAGGACCGGCCGGAGGACCTACGCCGGTGCCTGGCCTCAATCCCCAAACAGTCGCTCAGCCCCATCGAGATCATCGTGGTGGATAATGCCTCCGCCGGCGAGGCGACGCGTCGGGTGGTAGAGGAATCGGGCGCCACCTATGTCCGTGAAGATCGGGTCGGGCTGGATTATGCGCGCAATGCGGCGGTTCGTGCGGCGAGAACCGAATTCGTCGCGTTTACGGACGATGACGTCGTCCTCCACGAGCGGTGGCTGGAGAACTTGATGAAGGGGTTCGATCTGCCGGAGATCGCCTGCGTCACCGGATTGGTCCTTCCCGGAGAACTCGCAACGCCTGCACAGTTTATCTTCGAAAAGCATTGGAGTTTCGGCCGGGGCTATCTGCGGCAGGATTTCAATCAGGATTTCTATACCAGGGATACACGTTACGGCGCTCCGGTTTGGACGATCGGAGCCGGCGCAAGCCAGGCCATCCGCCGCAAGGTCTTCGACGAGATCGGCCTGTTCGATGTCCGCTTGGACATGGGAGCTGCCGGATGCTCAGGCGATTCCGAATACTGGAATCGGCTCCTCCATCATGGCCATGTCTGCCGCTACGAGCCGACGGCGGTAGCCTGGCACTTTCATCGCAAGGATATGAAGGGGCTCGCCAAACAGATCTACCAATATATGAGTGGCCACGTCGCAGCCCTGCTCGTCCAGTATCAGAACACAGGAAATAACGCCAATCTGCGGCGGATCCTGCTCTCGTTTCCGAAATATTATGCCGGAAGGGTTAAAAGACGGCTTCGCAAAGGTGCGACATCACACGACTTCTTCCTGAAGCAGGAAATGCTCGGAAGCGTAAATGGCGCTCTATACGTTCTGCGGCGATGGAAGAGGCCCGCATGGTAA
- a CDS encoding glycosyltransferase family 2 protein, protein MTDMDVSTMSGVRVAVVIPAYNAGEYLAQTLQSVVDQTHKALEIIIVDDGSTDETPSICRRFAASDSRIRILSTENRGVAAARNTGIQASKSDFIAFLDADDLWHSTYIQRMLSALQPLPDAWGAVYALHRFIDTEGYCTRSGSSLNARDSILNRHLVFRFVGNGSGFMVRRAVIDKIGGYDSSYARKGIGGCEDFDFELRTAEHFKIETVPLGLVGYRSHSAAMSSDRSRMARSLLAVTEQCIARNPELPAFVVSCARASAHLYAFSKFAALKDWSSAATSLKHIYHHSPMLASGILARLLFSKAGRATRRALSKVWPAREQKQKNLRKFEEIDPLLPLVGGWSRFRTKALLSRLSETDRSGECSVATSSQEA, encoded by the coding sequence GTGACGGACATGGATGTGTCAACGATGTCAGGTGTTCGGGTGGCGGTCGTGATCCCTGCCTATAATGCCGGAGAATACCTTGCCCAGACGCTCCAATCCGTTGTCGACCAGACCCACAAGGCGCTTGAGATCATCATCGTCGACGACGGCTCGACGGACGAGACACCCTCGATCTGTCGCCGTTTCGCCGCGAGTGATTCAAGGATCCGAATTCTGTCGACCGAAAACCGTGGCGTCGCTGCGGCCCGCAATACCGGGATCCAGGCATCGAAATCCGACTTTATCGCCTTCCTCGATGCAGACGACCTATGGCATTCGACCTATATCCAAAGAATGCTCTCGGCTCTCCAGCCTTTGCCGGACGCCTGGGGCGCGGTCTATGCGCTTCACCGCTTCATCGATACCGAAGGATATTGCACAAGATCCGGTTCGTCGCTGAACGCCCGAGACAGCATTCTCAACCGTCATCTCGTATTCCGCTTCGTCGGCAATGGCAGCGGCTTCATGGTTCGCCGCGCTGTTATCGACAAGATCGGCGGCTACGATTCAAGCTATGCCAGAAAGGGGATTGGAGGATGCGAGGATTTCGATTTCGAACTCCGCACCGCTGAACATTTCAAGATCGAGACGGTGCCGTTGGGCCTGGTGGGCTATCGCTCACATTCCGCAGCCATGTCTTCAGACAGGTCACGGATGGCGCGATCGCTTCTGGCGGTGACCGAGCAATGCATCGCCCGCAATCCTGAGCTTCCGGCTTTTGTCGTCAGTTGCGCCCGCGCGTCGGCGCATCTTTATGCATTCTCAAAATTTGCCGCCTTGAAAGATTGGTCCAGCGCTGCGACCTCGCTCAAACACATTTATCATCATAGCCCAATGCTCGCCTCCGGCATCCTCGCCAGGCTGCTCTTTTCAAAAGCTGGCAGAGCCACACGCCGGGCGTTGTCGAAAGTCTGGCCAGCGAGGGAACAAAAGCAAAAGAATCTCAGGAAATTCGAAGAGATAGACCCGCTTCTCCCCTTGGTCGGTGGTTGGTCTCGCTTCAGAACGAAGGCATTGCTCAGCCGCTTGTCTGAGACGGATCGGTCTGGCGAATGCTCTGTGGCGACCTCATCGCAGGAGGCTTGA
- a CDS encoding TfuA-like protein, with the protein MKIIFAGPSLPDAASLAGEGICVLPPATQGDVLAAVEQGANVIGLIDGGFQYTAPVWHKEILHALSLGVAVLGAASMGALRAAECHPFGMIGIGRIFEDYRIGRLVDDAAVALTHAPSALGSKPLTIPLVNVSATLDMMEDSGLLESRLRQQLEDAAGAIFFKKRTWRAVVEQCAGLAEQDRPHLMAALLSNAVDQKRIDALELLKAVQDVRDIRSNADLPWKLRQTSFRTRPAL; encoded by the coding sequence TTGAAGATCATTTTCGCAGGTCCCAGTCTTCCCGATGCGGCGTCGCTTGCCGGCGAGGGGATATGCGTCCTGCCGCCTGCGACGCAGGGCGATGTCTTGGCGGCGGTGGAACAGGGCGCCAATGTCATCGGCCTGATCGACGGCGGCTTCCAATATACCGCACCGGTCTGGCACAAGGAAATTCTCCATGCTCTTTCGCTGGGCGTCGCGGTTCTCGGGGCGGCAAGCATGGGTGCGTTGCGCGCTGCCGAATGCCATCCGTTCGGCATGATCGGGATCGGACGCATTTTCGAAGACTATCGCATCGGCCGGCTGGTCGACGATGCCGCGGTCGCACTCACTCACGCGCCGAGCGCGCTGGGCAGCAAGCCGCTCACGATACCGCTCGTCAATGTCAGCGCAACGCTCGATATGATGGAGGATAGCGGACTGCTGGAAAGTCGGTTGCGCCAACAGCTGGAGGATGCCGCAGGCGCTATCTTCTTCAAGAAGCGAACTTGGCGGGCGGTCGTCGAGCAATGTGCAGGGCTGGCCGAGCAGGATCGTCCGCACCTGATGGCGGCACTTTTGTCGAATGCCGTCGACCAGAAACGCATCGACGCCTTGGAATTGTTGAAAGCCGTGCAGGACGTTCGCGATATTCGGTCGAATGCCGATCTGCCCTGGAAACTGCGCCAAACTTCATTCCGCACGCGCCCTGCATTGTGA
- a CDS encoding LysR family transcriptional regulator, translating into MESLANLESFVRSAELRSFSAAARRLGLTPAGVSRNVAALEANLKLRLFHRSTRKLTLTEAGERFLISIRDHLEQLQTAIADASTEQAEPAGVLKISMGPTFGIGYILPLLPKFMKAYPLIRPEWMFENRQVDLIAEGYDAAIGGGFELAQGIVYRALTPAHLIAVASPDYMRDRVLPTDPSGLAALDGIVMRSLRTGRITERQMRNAAGELQTASLKETIILNDPAAMRASALLGLGVTLIAKPDALPDIESGRLVRLLPSWWVDAGPISIYYASRNLLPSKTRAFIDFVVEHFETEGYPKRFAGSLD; encoded by the coding sequence ATGGAGAGCCTCGCCAACCTTGAATCCTTCGTCCGCAGCGCCGAGCTCAGAAGCTTTTCCGCAGCCGCCCGCCGCCTCGGCCTCACTCCGGCCGGGGTCAGCCGCAACGTCGCTGCCCTGGAAGCCAATCTGAAGCTGCGCCTGTTTCATCGCAGCACCCGGAAACTGACGCTGACGGAGGCTGGAGAGCGTTTTCTGATTTCGATCCGCGATCACCTGGAACAGCTTCAGACTGCCATTGCAGATGCCTCCACTGAGCAGGCGGAGCCGGCCGGCGTATTGAAGATCAGCATGGGACCCACCTTCGGCATTGGCTATATTCTGCCGCTGCTGCCGAAATTCATGAAGGCGTATCCGCTGATCCGGCCCGAATGGATGTTCGAGAACAGGCAGGTCGACCTGATCGCGGAAGGTTATGACGCTGCCATCGGCGGCGGCTTCGAACTTGCCCAAGGCATCGTGTACCGCGCACTCACGCCAGCGCATCTCATTGCGGTGGCCTCGCCCGACTATATGCGAGATCGAGTGCTTCCCACGGACCCCTCCGGCCTGGCCGCGCTCGACGGCATCGTTATGAGATCGCTGCGCACCGGGCGGATCACGGAACGACAGATGCGCAATGCCGCCGGAGAGCTGCAGACGGCCTCCCTCAAGGAGACGATCATCTTGAATGATCCGGCCGCCATGCGGGCGTCCGCACTGCTCGGCCTCGGGGTGACATTGATCGCCAAGCCGGACGCCCTGCCCGATATCGAGAGCGGCAGGCTCGTTCGGCTGCTGCCTTCCTGGTGGGTCGATGCGGGCCCGATCTCGATCTATTATGCAAGCAGGAACCTGCTGCCATCCAAAACGCGGGCGTTCATAGATTTCGTCGTCGAGCATTTCGAAACGGAAGGATATCCGAAACGGTTTGCCGGCAGCCTGGATTGA
- a CDS encoding trifunctional glycosyltransferase/class I SAM-dependent methyltransferase/polysaccharide deacetylase, giving the protein MVTAVKPDISFLIPAYNADDTLAECLASLQQQSRSNWQAVVVDDGSTDGTWELLEGIAKTDSRILPARQPNAGAAAARNHAARLAAAPLLCMLDADDWLDPTFIESMLPVAENTSPAVISYCAYRRVAPDGRLMQIEQPPTLTGDAAKREFSSFCALAIHTVVFPRSLFELLGGMDETLQTCEDWDLWLRMAFSGAEFRRVDRCLAFYRMKSGSLSGDPTKMMRDAIRVTTKAQALQMQQGLSAEEPETGWITPAISQLRMLAWVVAAKLDPTLDIAALASLLPDMPDGAGYENLLAGVILHGLQTGLFIDRADDLIDVSDKWQPTFLLLIQLIQKHSFPGTGRKIIEAASWHISAANPLRSFTLGNVQVVGVALETLSRIPKAEPADTLIMHALSGGQHVGSFVGPFWGDLSIRAQIRLIMHEMQAEEHLQTPPKLAYMSSWTKEALRGYRAFGGLIIRNGRRRGRLERILVRTGRNALLACAPSDKQDNDARLSDILRNLRRDPTRLLSDSSGPCPEEKNAAPPVQSEEEYWEHIFERPDPWNYVSVYEQVKYAQTLSLIPEGIEKALELACAEGIFTEKLARKVGRVTATDISQRAIDRAVERCHDHRNVELRVLDFVRQDLPPEQDLVVCSEVLYYMKDEEMLAAVCGKMAAALKPNGYLITAHAHIRRDEPTRTGFDWGNPFGVGTIKQVLAAQPGLALEDTIETELYAIHRFRKGSLADPVLRVERHGTPLDADVAKHIIWGPAGVEREAAWTTEVTTSVPILMYHRIADEGPAALRRFRTPPEVFRKQMQFLRRQGYYTLTAQALTDLLRSGKPVQGRPVMLTFDDAYLDFLTDAFPILAENDFSADVFVVTDKVGGQSDWDSAYGEPAPLMLWSDIQQLHQKGISFGSHLVSHTPATAMDNEALLAEAMLSRNALHSRLGTSVESIALPYGATDFRVPGILALAGYGVGFTTRQAKATFSDNLFGLPRLEVRGDCPLEAFPELMGLPGAFIG; this is encoded by the coding sequence ATGGTAACCGCTGTGAAGCCTGACATTTCTTTCCTCATACCCGCCTATAATGCAGACGATACGCTTGCTGAATGTCTTGCCAGCCTGCAGCAGCAGTCGCGATCGAACTGGCAGGCCGTCGTGGTCGATGACGGTTCGACAGACGGCACCTGGGAGCTTCTCGAGGGCATCGCAAAAACGGACAGCCGCATTCTCCCCGCCCGTCAGCCGAATGCCGGCGCCGCCGCGGCGCGAAACCATGCCGCCAGACTGGCAGCCGCACCTCTGCTCTGCATGCTGGATGCCGACGATTGGCTGGATCCGACCTTCATCGAAAGCATGCTGCCGGTGGCAGAGAATACATCTCCAGCAGTTATTTCCTATTGCGCCTACCGCCGTGTCGCCCCGGACGGCAGGCTTATGCAGATAGAACAGCCTCCCACCCTGACGGGTGACGCCGCCAAGCGCGAATTCTCCTCCTTTTGTGCGCTCGCCATACATACGGTTGTCTTTCCCCGGAGCCTTTTCGAGCTTTTGGGAGGCATGGACGAGACCTTGCAGACCTGCGAAGACTGGGATCTTTGGCTTCGCATGGCCTTTTCGGGCGCCGAATTTCGTCGAGTCGACAGGTGCCTGGCTTTCTATCGCATGAAGTCGGGCTCTCTATCCGGCGATCCGACCAAAATGATGCGTGACGCCATTCGCGTGACAACGAAGGCGCAAGCGCTGCAGATGCAGCAAGGCTTGTCGGCCGAGGAGCCGGAGACAGGTTGGATCACGCCCGCGATCAGCCAGCTGCGCATGCTAGCCTGGGTCGTCGCGGCCAAGCTCGATCCGACTTTGGATATAGCGGCCCTTGCATCGCTCCTGCCTGACATGCCGGACGGCGCGGGCTACGAGAACCTTCTTGCCGGTGTAATTCTGCATGGTTTGCAGACAGGGCTCTTTATCGATCGGGCCGACGATCTCATTGATGTCAGCGATAAATGGCAGCCGACGTTCCTTTTGCTCATCCAGTTGATTCAGAAACATTCCTTCCCTGGCACTGGGCGCAAGATCATTGAGGCCGCTTCCTGGCATATATCGGCCGCAAACCCTTTGCGGTCATTCACGCTTGGCAATGTTCAGGTGGTCGGTGTCGCGCTCGAGACGCTTTCGCGAATTCCCAAGGCCGAACCAGCCGACACGCTCATCATGCATGCCCTGTCCGGCGGACAGCATGTCGGCTCTTTTGTCGGGCCATTCTGGGGCGATCTTTCGATCCGGGCGCAGATCAGGCTGATCATGCATGAGATGCAGGCCGAAGAGCATCTGCAAACACCGCCCAAGCTCGCCTATATGAGCTCCTGGACGAAGGAGGCATTGCGCGGGTACAGAGCCTTCGGTGGCCTCATCATACGAAATGGCCGGCGGCGGGGACGTCTCGAACGGATTTTGGTCCGTACCGGACGCAACGCCCTTCTTGCCTGCGCGCCAAGCGACAAACAAGACAACGACGCCAGGCTGTCCGACATCCTGCGGAATCTCCGACGCGATCCGACTCGACTGCTTTCAGACTCTTCTGGCCCGTGTCCGGAGGAAAAAAATGCGGCTCCCCCTGTTCAGTCGGAGGAAGAGTATTGGGAGCATATCTTTGAGCGCCCGGATCCATGGAATTACGTCTCCGTTTACGAGCAGGTCAAATATGCGCAGACGTTGAGCCTGATCCCGGAAGGGATCGAGAAGGCCCTCGAGCTCGCCTGCGCCGAGGGGATCTTTACCGAGAAGCTGGCGCGGAAGGTCGGTCGGGTGACGGCCACGGATATTTCCCAGCGGGCGATCGACAGGGCCGTCGAGCGGTGCCACGACCACCGCAATGTCGAGCTTCGCGTGCTTGACTTCGTCAGACAAGATCTCCCACCCGAACAGGATCTCGTCGTCTGCTCCGAAGTCCTTTATTACATGAAGGATGAGGAGATGCTTGCCGCCGTCTGCGGCAAGATGGCCGCAGCATTGAAGCCGAACGGCTACCTGATCACGGCCCACGCGCATATCCGCCGGGACGAACCCACCCGGACCGGTTTCGACTGGGGCAATCCCTTCGGTGTCGGCACGATCAAACAGGTTTTGGCCGCACAGCCTGGCCTGGCCTTGGAAGACACGATCGAAACCGAACTTTACGCCATCCACCGGTTCAGAAAGGGCTCGCTGGCCGATCCTGTGCTGCGGGTCGAGCGGCACGGAACTCCGTTGGACGCCGACGTGGCGAAGCACATCATCTGGGGGCCGGCTGGCGTTGAGCGTGAGGCGGCATGGACAACGGAGGTTACGACCTCGGTTCCCATCCTCATGTATCACAGGATCGCAGACGAGGGCCCCGCGGCACTCCGGCGCTTCCGCACGCCGCCCGAGGTTTTCCGCAAGCAGATGCAGTTCCTTCGGCGCCAGGGTTATTATACGCTGACGGCGCAGGCGCTTACGGATCTGCTGCGCAGCGGCAAGCCGGTCCAGGGCCGGCCCGTCATGCTGACCTTCGACGATGCCTACCTGGATTTCCTGACGGACGCCTTCCCGATCCTTGCCGAGAATGATTTCAGCGCCGACGTATTCGTCGTCACCGATAAAGTCGGCGGTCAATCAGATTGGGATTCTGCCTATGGAGAGCCTGCGCCGCTGATGTTGTGGTCGGATATTCAGCAGTTGCACCAAAAGGGCATCAGCTTCGGCTCCCACCTCGTATCACACACACCGGCCACTGCGATGGACAACGAAGCCTTGCTGGCCGAAGCCATGCTTTCGCGCAATGCGCTGCACAGCCGGCTGGGCACCTCCGTGGAATCCATTGCGCTTCCTTATGGCGCGACGGACTTCAGGGTCCCCGGCATTCTGGCGCTTGCCGGCTATGGGGTCGGCTTCACGACACGGCAGGCGAAAGCCACCTTTTCCGACAATCTCTTCGGTCTGCCACGCCTGGAAGTCCGCGGCGATTGTCCTCTTGAAGCCTTTCCCGAACTTATGGGCCTGCCGGGAGCTTTTATCGGATGA
- a CDS encoding glycosyltransferase family 2 protein codes for MTGVAAPLITIVIPAYNAERTLAETLRSVSSQSYDKLEILVVDDGSRDGTFDLASDHSLIDRRVRVLRQENGGVARARNHGVREASGLYIAPVDADDLWHPRKIELQLEALGKFPDGRGVAYNWYAAIDENGIIFGHSRPVLHQGNIFEPLLRENFIGNGSTPLMPRADILRCGGYDASLRDNGAEGCEDLKLYLALAETLPFALVPDFLTGYRFTKGNMSSNAYRMLKSHALVMAPIITRYPHFTRDIKTAEFNTARWYFAKAFLGSDFAQVKKLAPMMVSKYSLRLIAHGVQQGWRQAKRGLRMAKRVLGKSSARPKTRVANAPLPQPGTAFSDRFIAVPAKEATGLTSSRMVNNE; via the coding sequence ATAACTGGCGTTGCGGCCCCTCTCATTACCATCGTCATACCGGCTTACAACGCCGAGAGGACGCTTGCCGAAACGTTGAGAAGCGTCTCCAGCCAGTCCTACGACAAGCTCGAAATCCTTGTGGTCGACGACGGATCGCGGGACGGCACCTTCGATCTCGCGAGCGACCACAGCCTGATCGATCGCCGTGTCCGTGTTCTCCGCCAGGAGAATGGTGGGGTTGCGCGCGCGCGCAACCACGGCGTCCGGGAGGCCAGCGGCCTTTACATAGCCCCCGTCGATGCCGATGATTTATGGCACCCCCGGAAAATCGAGCTCCAGCTTGAGGCACTAGGGAAGTTTCCGGACGGACGCGGAGTCGCCTACAATTGGTATGCGGCGATTGACGAAAACGGGATCATTTTCGGTCATTCGCGACCAGTCCTGCATCAAGGGAATATCTTCGAACCTCTGTTAAGGGAAAACTTCATCGGCAATGGCAGCACGCCCTTGATGCCGCGGGCGGACATTCTTCGCTGCGGCGGCTATGACGCCAGCCTGCGCGACAACGGCGCCGAGGGATGCGAAGATCTGAAACTTTATCTGGCTTTGGCCGAAACCTTGCCCTTTGCGCTGGTTCCCGATTTCCTGACCGGTTATCGTTTCACCAAGGGAAATATGTCCAGCAACGCTTATCGGATGCTGAAGTCCCACGCCCTGGTGATGGCCCCGATCATCACGCGCTATCCGCATTTTACGCGTGACATCAAGACAGCCGAATTCAACACGGCGCGCTGGTATTTCGCCAAGGCGTTTCTCGGCAGCGATTTTGCCCAGGTCAAAAAGCTGGCGCCGATGATGGTCAGCAAATATTCCTTGCGCCTTATCGCCCACGGCGTGCAGCAGGGCTGGCGCCAGGCGAAACGCGGCCTCCGGATGGCAAAGCGCGTCCTCGGCAAGTCTTCGGCGCGGCCGAAAACCCGCGTCGCGAACGCGCCGCTTCCGCAACCCGGAACAGCATTCAGCGATCGTTTCATAGCCGTGCCTGCCAAAGAGGCAACCGGTCTGACCTCTTCCCGGATGGTCAACAATGAATAG